aaaaaaaaattatttaattttaatatatttaaatatataaactgtaataatagaaaaaaaataaataaagcataagttgatattatttttgcctatataatattatatataatataattaatcTTAGGTATTGGCCcttaataaaaatatatacatataatatatatatatatgtataacatagtaataattattatctgaggaaaaaaaaaaaaaaaaaattatattattatatatataattcataatgcttatttaaaatttttttttttttttttttttttttttttttaaataaataaaatttacattttaataatttttccaaattaaacaaatattgtattattcttttattaagaataaataaatattttattttcaagttataaaaatttatcagaatttttttcaaagaataataaaattattatatataatacataatatatataatataatacaattaatattaagtttcctataattttataaattcctatccttttaataataatcctctttaatttttatttattatttcattttattttatttattatttttttttttttttgaacaAAATGTCGAATGTAAGTAATGCTCTTGTATGGGAATTAACCAGAAAAAGCAACTGctttattaaaaaaaacaaagCAGGTAAAAAAGGAGTTTTCTTATGTGACCCTTTGAATGTAAATTATAAGAATACACCATCCAGTAGTGGTACgt
The nucleotide sequence above comes from Plasmodium gaboni strain SY75 chromosome Unknown, whole genome shotgun sequence. Encoded proteins:
- a CDS encoding 60S ribosomal protein L28, whose product is MSNVSNALVWELTRKSNCFIKKNKAGKKGVFLCDPLNVNYKNTPSSSGLVKSNSTNVTLKDG